One genomic segment of Acanthopagrus latus isolate v.2019 chromosome 14, fAcaLat1.1, whole genome shotgun sequence includes these proteins:
- the fbxl14b gene encoding F-box/LRR-repeat protein 14b has product METHISCLFPEILAMIFSYLDVRDKGRVAQVCIAWRDASYHKSVWRGVEAKLHLRRANPSLFPSLQARGIRRVQILSLRRSLSYVIQGMPNIESLNLSGCYNLTDNGLGHAFVQEIPSLRVLNLSLCKQITDSSLGRIAQYLKNLEVLELGGCSNITNTGLLLIAWGLHRLKSLNLRSCRHVSDVGIGHLAGMTRSAAEGCLNLEYLTLQDCQKLTDLSLKHISKGLTKLRVLNLSFCGGISDAGMIHLSHMTSLWSLNLRSCDNISDTGTMHLAMGTLRLSGLDVSFCDKIGDQTLAYIAQGLYQLKSLSLCSCHISDDGINRMVRQMHELRTLNIGQCVRITDKGLELIADHLTQLAGIDLYGCTKITKRGLERITQLPCLKVLNLGLWQMTESEKVR; this is encoded by the coding sequence ATGGAGACGCACATTTCGTGCCTCTTCCCGGAAATTTTGGCCATGATTTTCAGCTATCTGGACGTGAGGGACAAAGGCAGGGTGGCCCAAGTGTGCATCGCTTGGAGGGATGCATCCTACCACAAGTCAgtgtggaggggggtggaggcCAAGTTGCACCTCCGCCGGGCCAATCCCTCCCTGTTCCCCAGCCTCCAGGCCAGGGGCATCCGGAGGGTCCAGATACTGTCCCTGCGCCGCAGCCTGAGCTATGTGATCCAGGGAATGCCTAACATCGAGTCCCTCAACCTGTCCGGCTGCTACAACCTCACAGATAACGGGCTGGGTCACGCGTTTGTGCAGGAGATCCCATCGCTGAGGGTTTTGAACCTGAGTCTGTGCAAGCAGATCACAGACTCCAGTCTCGGCAGGATAGCTCAGTACCTGAAGAACCTGGAGGTGCTGGAGCTCGGTGGCTGCAGCAACATCACCAACACCGGGCTTCTCTTGATAGCCTGGGGCCTCCACCGGCTCAAGAGCCTTAACCTGAGGTCCTGCAGGCATGTCTCGGACGTGGGGATTGGACATTTGGCGGGCATGACCCGCAGCGCGGCGGAGGGCTGCTTGAACCTGGAGTACCTGACTCTCCAGGACTGTCAGAAACTGACGGACCTGTCACTCAAACATATTTCCAAGGGGCTCACCAAGCTCCGGGTACTGAACCTGAGCTTCTGCGGGGGGATCTCAGACGCAGGGATGATCCACCTCTCCCACATGACCTCCCTGTGGAGCCTCAACCTACGCTCCTGTGACAACATCAGTGACACGGGGACCATGCACCTCGCCATGGGCACCCTGAGGCTCTCTGGGCTTGACGTCTCCTTCTGCGATAAGATCGGGGACCAGACCCTGGCGTACATCGCCCAGGGGCTGTACCAGCTCAAGTCCCTGTCCCTGTGCTCGTGTCACATCTCCGACGACGGGATAAACCGGATGGTGAGGCAGATGCATGAACTGAGGACCCTGAACATTGGACAGTGTGTGCGCATCACGGACAAAGGGCTGGAGCTCATAGCTGACCACCTGACCCAGCTGGCAGGCATCGACCTGTATGGATGTACCAAGATCACCAAGAGGGGACTGGAGAGGATCACACAGCTCCCCTGCCTTAAAGTGTTGAACCTGGGACTCTGGCAGatgacagagagtgagaaagtgagGTGa